In Balaenoptera ricei isolate mBalRic1 chromosome 4, mBalRic1.hap2, whole genome shotgun sequence, the following are encoded in one genomic region:
- the P2RY12 gene encoding P2Y purinoceptor 12, with amino-acid sequence MDNLTSAAGNGSLCTRDYKITQVLFPLLYTVLFFVGLITNSLAMRIFFQIHSKSNFIIFLKNTVISDLLMILTFPFKVLSDAKLGTGPLRAFVCQVTSVVFYFTMYISISFLGLITIDRYQKTTRPFKTSNPSNLLGAKILSVIIWAFMFLLSLPNMILTNRRPSDKNVKKCSFLKSEFGLVWHEIVNYICQVIFWINFLIVIVCYTLITKELYKSYVRTRGVGKVPKKKVNIKVFIIIAVFFICFVPFHFARIPYTLSQTRDVFDCSAENTLFYVKESTLWLTSLNACLDPFIYFFLCKSFKNSLMSMLRCSNSASSPSHKNRRKGQDGGDPSEETPV; translated from the coding sequence ATGGACAACCTCACCTCTGCGGCTGGGAATGGCAGCCTGTGCACCAGAGATTACAAAATCACCCAGGTCCTCTTCCCGCTCCTCTATACCGTGCTGTTTTTCGTTGGACTCATCACAAACAGCCTGGCAATGAGGATTTTCTTTCAAATCCACAGTAAATccaactttattattttccttaagaACACAGTCATTTCTGATCTTCTCATGATTCTGACTTTTCCATTTAAAGTCCTCAGCGATGCCAAACTGGGAACAGGACCGCTGAGAGCCTTTGTGTGCCAAGTGACCTCCGTTGTATTTTACTTCACGATGTATATCAGTATCTCATTTCTAGGACTGATAACGATCGATCGCTACCAGAAGACCACCAGGCCATTTAAAACATCCAACCCCAGCAATCTCTTGGGGGCTAAGATTCTCTCTGTCATCATCTGGGCGTTCATGTTCTTACTCTCCTTGCCTAACATGATTCTGACCAACAGGAGGCCAAGTGACAAGAATGTGAAGAAATGCTCATTCCTGAAATCAGAGTTTGGTCTGGTCTGGCACGAAATAGTCAATTACATCTGTCAAGTCATTTTCTGGATTAATTTTCTAATTGTCATTGTATGCTACACGCTCATTACAAAAGAACTGTACAAGTCATACGTGAGAACAAGGGGCGTCGGCAAAGTCCCCAAGAAAAAGGTAAACATCAAAGTTTTCATTATCattgctgtattttttatttgcttcgTTCCTTTCCACTTTGCCCGAATTCCCTACACCCTGAGTCAAACGCGGGATGTCTTTGACTGCTCTGCTGAGAACACTCTGTTCTACGTCAAAGAGAGCACTCTCTGGTTAACTTCCTTAAACGCGTGCCTGGATCCATTCAtctacttcttcctttgcaaATCCTTCAAAAATTCCTTGATGAGTATGCTGAGATGCTCCAATTCTGCGTCATCTCCATCCCataaaaacaggagaaaaggGCAGGATGGTGGTGACCCAAGTGAAGAGACCCCAGTGTAA